From Microtus pennsylvanicus isolate mMicPen1 chromosome 10, mMicPen1.hap1, whole genome shotgun sequence, one genomic window encodes:
- the LOC142859182 gene encoding transmembrane epididymal protein 1A-like has product MGGFEGHLYPGLSLFLYGLYHAGLLSRAVICNSPVQYPPRPPWSKGRWARFRQMYYVGFLKILSSCILVVQELHSIHWRLMLISKMYHQRTFMYRKQWQHLTLYAAFFLSGCVDVVSQNLLPKRCIVLEQGAQALSMCLLLPLMVSHLQDTEGVELHTHLLLIQALFLLTLVLTVELWAPNVLLIWMLKAFLYLVTGSWLMQIAFMLYRPVSGYMWMDDDKHDITFATTFFCWHVAFGAFLMIWIYGCSVVWHCYLIADD; this is encoded by the coding sequence ATGGGAGGGTTTGAGGGGCATCTGTACCCCGGCTTGTCCTTATTCCTCTATGGACTTTATCACGCAGGACTTCTCTCTAGGGCTGTGATATGCAACTCCCCTGTCCAATATCCACCACGCCCTCCTTGGAGCAAAGGAAGATGGGCAAGGTTCCGGCAAATGTATTATGTTGGCTTTCTGAAGATCCTGAGTTCCTGCATTTTAGTAGTGCAAGAGTTGCACAGCATTCATTGGCGGTTGATGCTCATCAGCAAGATGtatcatcagagaaccttcatgTACCGCAAACAGTGGCAGCATCTCACGCTCTATGCGGCCTTCTTTCTGAGTGGGTGTGTGGATGTGGTCAGCCAGAACCTGCTGCCCAAGAGGTGCATAGTTCTGGAGCAAGGTGCCCAGGCGTTGAGCATGTGTCTCCTTCTGCCCCTGATGGTGTCTcatttgcaggacacagaaggggTGGAGCTCCACACACACTTGCTGCTCATCCAGGCCCTGTTTCTGCTGACCTTGGTGCTGACGGTCGAGCTGTGGGCTCCCAACGTGCTGCTGATCTGGATGCTGAAGGCCTTTCTGTACCTTGTCACGGGCTCCTGGCTGATGCAGATAGCCTTCATGCTGTACAGACCAGTCTCTGGCTATATGTGGATGGACGATGACAAACATGACATAACGTTTGCCACCACTTTCTTCTGCTGGCATGTGGCCTTCGGTGCCTTCTTGATGATCTGGATCTACG